The proteins below come from a single Miscanthus floridulus cultivar M001 chromosome 1, ASM1932011v1, whole genome shotgun sequence genomic window:
- the LOC136488469 gene encoding NAC domain-containing protein 2-like: MGLPVRRERDAEAELNLPPGFRFHPTDDELVEHYLCRKAAGQRLPVPIIAEVDLYKFDPWDLPERALFGVREWYFFTPRDRKYPNGSRPNRAAGNGYWKATGADKPVAPRGRTLGIKKALVFYAGKAPRGVKTDWIMHEYRLADTSRAAAAKKGSLRLDDWVLCRLYNKKNKWEKMQLGKESAAGVGTTKEEAMDMTTSHSQSHSHSWGETRTPESEIADNDPFPELDSFPAFQDPAAAMMMVPKKEQVDDGSAAANATKSSDLFVDLSYDDIQGMYSGLDMLPPPGEDFYSSLFASPRVKGNQPAGAAGLGPF, encoded by the exons ATGGGACTGCCGGTGAGGAGGGAGagggacgcggaggcggagctgAACCTGCCGCCGGGGTTCCGGTTCCACCCCACCGACGACGAGCTGGTGGAGCACTACTTGTGCCGGAAGGCGGCGGGGCAGCGCCTCCCGGTGCCCATCATCGCGGAGGTGGACCTCTACAAGTTCGACCCCTGGGACCTGCCGGAGCGCGCGCTCTTCGGGGTCAGGGAGTGGTACTTCTTCACGCCCAGGGACCGCAAGTACCCCAACGGATCCCGCCCCAACCGCGCCGCCGGGAACGGCTACTGGAAGGCCACCGGCGCCGACAAGCCCGTCGCGCCGCGGGGCCGCACGCTCGGGATCaagaaggcgctcgtcttctacGCCGGGAAGGCGCCGCGCGGGGTCAAGACGGACTGGATCATGCACGAGTACAGGCTCGCGgacaccagccgcgccgccgccgccaagaagGGATCGCTAAGG CTGGATGACTGGGTGCTGTGCCGCCtgtacaacaagaagaacaagtggGAGAAGATGCAGCTGGGGAAGGAGTCCGCCGCCGGCGTCGGCACAACCAAGGAGGAGGCGATGGACATGACCACCTCGCACTCGCAGTCGCACTCGCACTCGTGGGGCGAGACGCGCACGCCGGAGTCGGAGATCGCGGACAACGACCCGTTCCCGGAGCTGGACTCGTTCCCGGCGTTCCAGGACCCGGCGGCggcgatgatgatggtgcccaagAAGGAGCAGGTGGACGACGGCAGCGCCGCCGCCAACGCCACCAAGAGCAGCGACCTGTTCGTGGACCTCAGCTACGACGACATCCAGGGCATGTACAGCGGCCTCGACATGCTGCCGCCGCCCGGGGAGGACTTCTACTCCTCGCTCTTCGCGTCGCCCAGGGTCAAGGGGAACCAGCCCGCCGGAGCCGCCGGGTTGGGACCCTTCTGA
- the LOC136488233 gene encoding methylenetetrahydrofolate reductase (NADH) 1-like isoform X2, whose protein sequence is MMHLTCTNMPVEKIDHALETIKSNGIQNVLALRGDPPHGQDKFVQVEGGFACALDLVQHIRAKYGDYFGITVAGYPEAHPDAIQSKEGATLEAYSNDLAYLKRKVDAGADLIVTQLFYDTDIFLKFVNDCRQIGITCPIVPGIMPINNYKGFLRMAGFCKTKIPSEITAALDPIKDNEEAVKQYGIHLGTEMCKKILASGIKTLHLYTLNMDKSALGILMNLGLIEEYKVSRPLPWRPATNVFRVKEDVRPIFWANRPKSYLKRTLGWDQYPHGRWGDSRNPSYGALTDHQFTRPRGRGKKLQEEWAVPLKSVEDISERFTHFCQGKLTSSPWSELDGLQPETKIIDDQLVKINQKGFLTINSQPAVNGEKSDSTTVGWGGPGGYVYQKAYLEFFCAKEKLDQLIEKIKAFPSLTYIAVNKDGESFSNIATNAVNAVTWGVFPGKEIIQPTVVDPTSFMVWKDEAFEIWTRVWACLFPEGDSSRELLEKVQKSYYLVSLVDNDYVQGDLFAAFKI, encoded by the exons ATGATGCACCTGACATGTACAAACATGCCAGTAGAGAAGATTGACCATGCCTTGGAAACCATCAAATCCAATGGGATTCAAAATGTTTTGGCCCTTCGAGGGGATCCTCCACATGGGCAAGACAAATTTGTGCAAGTTGAAGGCGGATTTGCTTGTGCTCTTGATTTG GTGCAGCATATTAGAGCCAAGTACGGTGATTATTTTGGCATAACTGTAGCTGGTTATCCAG AGGCACACCCTGATGCGATACAAAGCAAGGAAGGTGCTACATTGGAAGCATATAGCAATGATCTTGCGTATTTGAAGAGAAAG GTTGATGCTGGTGCTGACCTTATTGTCACACAACTTTTCTATGATACCGACATCTTTCTCAAATTTGTGAATGACTGCCGCCAAATTGGTATTACCTGTCCCATTGTTCCTGGCATAATGCCAATAAATAACTACAAAGGTTTCCTGCGCATGGCTGGGTTCTGCAAAACTAAG ATACCTTCTGAGATCACTGCTGCACTGGATCCTATTAAAGACAACGAGGAGGCTGTTAAACAATATGGAATCCACCTCGGAACTGAGATGTGCAAGAAAATTCTGGCTAGTGGCATCAAGACTTTGCACCTTTACACTCTAAACATGGACAAGTCTGCTCTAGGAATTTTGATG AATCTTGGATTAATCGAGGAGTACAAGGTTTCAAGGCCATTACCTTGGAGGCCGGCAACTAATGTTTTCCGTGTTAAAGAGGATGTTCGACCTATATTCTG GGCCAACAGACCAAAGAGCTATCTTAAAAGGACATTAGGTTGGGATCAGTATCCCCATGGACGGTGGGGTGATTCTCGAAACCCATCATATGGAGCACTTACTGATCACCAG TTCACAAGACCACGTGGACGTGGTAAAAAGCTCCAAGAGGAATGGGCTGTTCCACTTAAATCCGTGGAGGACATTAGTGAG CGCTTTACACACTTCTGTCAAGGGAAACTCACAAGCAGCCCATGGTCAGAATTGGACGGTCTTCAACCAGAGACAAAGATTATCGATGACCAGTTGGTGAAGATTAACCAGAAGGGTTTCCTTACCATTAACAGCCAACCTGCTGTAAATGGAGAGAAATCTGACTCGACTACTGTTG GTTGGGGTGGTCCTGGAGGCTACGTTTATCAGAAGGCCTACCTCGAATTCTTCTGCGCAAAAGAGAAGTTAGACCAACTAATTGAGAAGATCAAAGCATTCCCTTCTCTCACTTACATTGCTGTGAACAAGGATGGAGAATCATTCTCCAATATTGCAACGAACGCAGTGAATGCTGTCACATGGGGTGTTTTCCCTGGCAAGGAGATTATCCAGCCTACAGTTGTTGATCCAACAAGTTTTATGGTTTGGAAGGATGAAGCATTTGAAATCTGGACACGGGTGTGGGCTTGCCTGTTCCCTGAGGGTGACTCATCTAGGGAGCTACTAGAGAAG GTTCAGAAGAGCTACTATCTGGTCAGCCTCGTCGACAACGACTACGTCCAGGGGGATCTGTTTGCTGCCTTCAAGATCTGA
- the LOC136488233 gene encoding methylenetetrahydrofolate reductase (NADH) 1-like isoform X1 yields the protein MKVIEKIQEAAGNGRTAFSFEYFPPKTEEGVENLFERMDRMVAHGPSFCDITWGAGGSTADLTLEIANRMQNMVCVETMMHLTCTNMPVEKIDHALETIKSNGIQNVLALRGDPPHGQDKFVQVEGGFACALDLVQHIRAKYGDYFGITVAGYPEAHPDAIQSKEGATLEAYSNDLAYLKRKVDAGADLIVTQLFYDTDIFLKFVNDCRQIGITCPIVPGIMPINNYKGFLRMAGFCKTKIPSEITAALDPIKDNEEAVKQYGIHLGTEMCKKILASGIKTLHLYTLNMDKSALGILMNLGLIEEYKVSRPLPWRPATNVFRVKEDVRPIFWANRPKSYLKRTLGWDQYPHGRWGDSRNPSYGALTDHQFTRPRGRGKKLQEEWAVPLKSVEDISERFTHFCQGKLTSSPWSELDGLQPETKIIDDQLVKINQKGFLTINSQPAVNGEKSDSTTVGWGGPGGYVYQKAYLEFFCAKEKLDQLIEKIKAFPSLTYIAVNKDGESFSNIATNAVNAVTWGVFPGKEIIQPTVVDPTSFMVWKDEAFEIWTRVWACLFPEGDSSRELLEKVQKSYYLVSLVDNDYVQGDLFAAFKI from the exons ATGAAGGTGATCGAGAAGATTCAGGAGGCCGCGGGGAATGGCCGGACGGCGTTCTCGTTCGAGTACTTCCCTCCCAAGACGGAGGAGGGTGTCGAGAATCTGTTCGAGCGGATGGACCGCATGGTGGCGCACGGCCCCTCCTTCTGCGACATCACCTGGGGCGCCGGGGGATCCACCGCCGACCTCACCCTCGAAATCGCCAACCGCATGCAGAACATG GTGTGTGTGGAAACTATGATGCACCTGACATGTACAAACATGCCAGTAGAGAAGATTGACCATGCCTTGGAAACCATCAAATCCAATGGGATTCAAAATGTTTTGGCCCTTCGAGGGGATCCTCCACATGGGCAAGACAAATTTGTGCAAGTTGAAGGCGGATTTGCTTGTGCTCTTGATTTG GTGCAGCATATTAGAGCCAAGTACGGTGATTATTTTGGCATAACTGTAGCTGGTTATCCAG AGGCACACCCTGATGCGATACAAAGCAAGGAAGGTGCTACATTGGAAGCATATAGCAATGATCTTGCGTATTTGAAGAGAAAG GTTGATGCTGGTGCTGACCTTATTGTCACACAACTTTTCTATGATACCGACATCTTTCTCAAATTTGTGAATGACTGCCGCCAAATTGGTATTACCTGTCCCATTGTTCCTGGCATAATGCCAATAAATAACTACAAAGGTTTCCTGCGCATGGCTGGGTTCTGCAAAACTAAG ATACCTTCTGAGATCACTGCTGCACTGGATCCTATTAAAGACAACGAGGAGGCTGTTAAACAATATGGAATCCACCTCGGAACTGAGATGTGCAAGAAAATTCTGGCTAGTGGCATCAAGACTTTGCACCTTTACACTCTAAACATGGACAAGTCTGCTCTAGGAATTTTGATG AATCTTGGATTAATCGAGGAGTACAAGGTTTCAAGGCCATTACCTTGGAGGCCGGCAACTAATGTTTTCCGTGTTAAAGAGGATGTTCGACCTATATTCTG GGCCAACAGACCAAAGAGCTATCTTAAAAGGACATTAGGTTGGGATCAGTATCCCCATGGACGGTGGGGTGATTCTCGAAACCCATCATATGGAGCACTTACTGATCACCAG TTCACAAGACCACGTGGACGTGGTAAAAAGCTCCAAGAGGAATGGGCTGTTCCACTTAAATCCGTGGAGGACATTAGTGAG CGCTTTACACACTTCTGTCAAGGGAAACTCACAAGCAGCCCATGGTCAGAATTGGACGGTCTTCAACCAGAGACAAAGATTATCGATGACCAGTTGGTGAAGATTAACCAGAAGGGTTTCCTTACCATTAACAGCCAACCTGCTGTAAATGGAGAGAAATCTGACTCGACTACTGTTG GTTGGGGTGGTCCTGGAGGCTACGTTTATCAGAAGGCCTACCTCGAATTCTTCTGCGCAAAAGAGAAGTTAGACCAACTAATTGAGAAGATCAAAGCATTCCCTTCTCTCACTTACATTGCTGTGAACAAGGATGGAGAATCATTCTCCAATATTGCAACGAACGCAGTGAATGCTGTCACATGGGGTGTTTTCCCTGGCAAGGAGATTATCCAGCCTACAGTTGTTGATCCAACAAGTTTTATGGTTTGGAAGGATGAAGCATTTGAAATCTGGACACGGGTGTGGGCTTGCCTGTTCCCTGAGGGTGACTCATCTAGGGAGCTACTAGAGAAG GTTCAGAAGAGCTACTATCTGGTCAGCCTCGTCGACAACGACTACGTCCAGGGGGATCTGTTTGCTGCCTTCAAGATCTGA
- the LOC136479817 gene encoding large ribosomal subunit protein bL17c-like isoform X2, giving the protein MQEEAKNSHASAARAIATLTLTTTWSVETLSAYKTKPILARSTSPLQPAQHGATQSAARACQTLSGSKPSGLTPRQPLQPIPLAQLAGSPPPSAMAAFPSASPSPAISASTWRMASPRAALPALRPSPGGRLRSSFAPAAAASVGCLGSFFGLAPVSNLLSLGAENSSFEHRLFGIDARGRIVAMRHGRRVPKLNRPPDQRKALLRGLTTQLLKHGRIKTTKPRAKAMRKYVEKMITLAKDGSLHKRRQALAFIYEKHIVHALFAEVADRYGDREGGYTRIIPTFPRRGDNAPMAYIELV; this is encoded by the exons ATGCAAGAAGAAGCGAAGAACAGCCATGCCAGCGCAGCCCGGGCGATTGCAACGTTGACATTGACAACCACTTGGTCCGTGGAAACGCTGTCGGCCTACAAAACGAAGCCCATTTTGGCCCGGTCAACAAGCCCATTACAACCGGCCCAACATGGAGCAACCCAATCCGCAGCGCGAGCGTGCCAAACGTTATCCGGTTCAAAGCCGAGCGGCCTCACCCCTCGCCAGCCTCTCCAACCAATCCCACTCGCACAGCTCGCcggctctcctcctccctccgccaTGGCGGCCTTCCCCTCCGCCTCCCCGTCGCCGGCGATCTCCGCCTCGACCTGGCGCATGGCGTCCCCCCGCGCTGCCCTCCCCGCGCTCCGCCCCTCCCCCGGAGGCAGGCTCCGGTCGTCGTtcgcgcccgcggcggcggccTCGGTCGGCTGCCTCGGCTCCTTCTTCGGCCTCGCGCCCGTCTCGAATCTCCTCTCCCTCGGTGCTG AGAACTCAAGCTTTGAGCATCGGTTGTTTGGTATTGATGCTCGTGGAAGGATAGTTGCGATGCGACATGGGAGGCGCGTTCCTAAACTTAACAGACCTCCGGATCAGAGGAAAGCACTGCTGCGTGGGCTTACCACACAGCTGCTGAAGCATGGGAGAATAAAGACTACAAAACCAAGGGCAAAGGCAATGAGGAAGTATGTTGAGAAGATGATCACGTTGGCAAAGGATGGATCTCTTCACAAGAGGAGACAGGCTCTGGCATTTATTTATGAGAAGCATATCGTCCATGCCTTGTTTGCTGAGGTTGCAGACAGGTACGGGGACAGAGAAGGTGGTTACACAAGGATCATCCCGACATTTCCAAGGCGGGGAGATAATGCACCTATGGCATACATTGAGCTTGTCTAG
- the LOC136479817 gene encoding large ribosomal subunit protein bL17c-like isoform X1 yields the protein MAAFPSASPSPAISASTWRMASPRAALPALRPSPGGRLRSSFAPAAAASVGCLGSFFGLAPVSNLLSLGAVVENSSFEHRLFGIDARGRIVAMRHGRRVPKLNRPPDQRKALLRGLTTQLLKHGRIKTTKPRAKAMRKYVEKMITLAKDGSLHKRRQALAFIYEKHIVHALFAEVADRYGDREGGYTRIIPTFPRRGDNAPMAYIELV from the exons aTGGCGGCCTTCCCCTCCGCCTCCCCGTCGCCGGCGATCTCCGCCTCGACCTGGCGCATGGCGTCCCCCCGCGCTGCCCTCCCCGCGCTCCGCCCCTCCCCCGGAGGCAGGCTCCGGTCGTCGTtcgcgcccgcggcggcggccTCGGTCGGCTGCCTCGGCTCCTTCTTCGGCCTCGCGCCCGTCTCGAATCTCCTCTCCCTCGGTGCTG TTGTAGAGAACTCAAGCTTTGAGCATCGGTTGTTTGGTATTGATGCTCGTGGAAGGATAGTTGCGATGCGACATGGGAGGCGCGTTCCTAAACTTAACAGACCTCCGGATCAGAGGAAAGCACTGCTGCGTGGGCTTACCACACAGCTGCTGAAGCATGGGAGAATAAAGACTACAAAACCAAGGGCAAAGGCAATGAGGAAGTATGTTGAGAAGATGATCACGTTGGCAAAGGATGGATCTCTTCACAAGAGGAGACAGGCTCTGGCATTTATTTATGAGAAGCATATCGTCCATGCCTTGTTTGCTGAGGTTGCAGACAGGTACGGGGACAGAGAAGGTGGTTACACAAGGATCATCCCGACATTTCCAAGGCGGGGAGATAATGCACCTATGGCATACATTGAGCTTGTCTAG
- the LOC136479829 gene encoding KH domain-containing protein SPIN1-like, with protein sequence MSGLYSQGFSPARNLSPQIRSNPDVDSQYLAELLAEHQKLGPFMQVLPICNKLLSQEIMRVSSIVHNHGFGDFDRHRFKSPSPMSSPNPRANLPGNGFSPWSGLQERLGFPQGTSMDWQGAPPSPSSHVVKKILRLEVPVDSYPNFNFVGRILGPRGNSLKRVEASTGCRVFIRGKGSIKDPGKEDKLRGKPGYEHLSDPLHILIEAEFPASIIDARLRHAQEIIEELLKPVDESQDFYKRQQLRELAMLNSTLREDSPHPGSVSPFSNGGMKRAKTGQ encoded by the exons ATGTCGGGGCTCTATAGCCAGGGGTTCTCCCCTGCGCGAAACCTCTCCCCTCAGATTAGAAGCAATCCGGATGTTGATAG TCAGTACTTGGCCGAGCTGCTCGCCGAACACCAGAAGCTGGGGCCTTTCATGCAGGTGCTGCCCATATGCAACAAGCTGCTGAGCCAAG AGATTATGCGGGTATCAAGCATTGTCCACAACCATGGATTTGGCGATTTCGACAGGCATCGGTTTAAGAGTCCTAGTCCGATGTCTTCTCCAAACCCTAGAGCTAATCTCCCTGGCAATGGGTTCAGTCCTTGGAGTGGACTACAAGAG agattaGGTTTTCCTCAAGGAACTAGCATGGACTGGCAAGGAGCACCACCAAGTCCTAGCTCCCATGTTGTAAAGAAGATTCTTCGTCTGGAGGTTCCAGTTGATTCTTATCCGAAT TTCAATTTTGTGGGGCGCATTTTAGGACCTAGAGGTAATTCTCTAAAGCGCGTAGAAGCATCCACTGGGTGTCGTGTTTTCATTAGAGGAAAGGGTTCCATCAAAGATCCAGGGAAG GAGGACAAACTACGAGGAAAACCAGGCTATGAGCACCTGAGTGACCCGCTGCATATCTTGATAGAGGCCGAGTTCCCTGCCAGTATCATCGATGCAAGGTTGAGACATGCACAGGAGATTATAGAAGAATTGCTTAAACCAGTG GATGAGTCCCAAGATTTCTACAAAAGGCAACAGCTCAGGGAGCTGGCAATGCTAAACTCAACCCTGAGAGAGGACAGCCCTCATCCTGGGAGTGTCTCTCCATTCAGTAATGGTGGTATGAAACGTGCAAAAACAGGCCAGTAG